Proteins found in one Arachis stenosperma cultivar V10309 chromosome 8, arast.V10309.gnm1.PFL2, whole genome shotgun sequence genomic segment:
- the LOC130944683 gene encoding protein TOC75, chloroplastic-like — MSSFTPPNSLSGGPLSTPVATRRRLNNLPPPSTVNCTLPSSHDPNANAKPSRRNTNLIKTLSKTIAISSAASLLLHPFLPADSGIGGGINGGTNGGNGGGGGGWFGGNGGAGGGDGNGGFWSRIFAPSNAIADESPSQDWDKHGLPANIVVQLNKLSGFKRYKVSDIQFFDRNRRTRVGTEDSFFEMVSLRPGGTYTKSQLQKELETLATCGMFEKVDLEGKTNPDGTIGVTVSFTESTWQQAEKFRCINVGLMPQTKPIEMDPDMTDKERLEYYRSQERDYKERIKGARPCLLPISVHREIQDMLRDQGTVSARLLQRIRDRVQKWYHDEGYACAQVVNFGNLNTQEVVCEVVEGDITQLDIQFQDKLGNVVEGNTQVPVVQRELPRQLRPGHTFNIEAGKQALRNINSLALFSNIEVNPRPDEKNDGGIIVEIKLKELEQKTAEVSTEWGIVPGRGGRPTLASLQPGGTVTFEHRNLQGLNRSLTGSITTSNFFNPQDDLAFKLEYAHPYLDGVYYARNRTLRVSCFNSRKLSPVFTGGPGVDEVPPIWVDRAGVKANITENFTRQSKFTYGLVMEEITTRDESSHICSNGQRILPSGGISADGPPTTLSGTGIDRMAFLQANITRDNTRFVNGAVVGERNVFQVDQGLGIGSQFPFFNRHQLTLTRFLPLMSVEEGAGKPPPPVLVLHSHYGGCVGDLPSYDAFTLGGPYSVRGYNMGEIGAARNILELAAELRIPIKGTHVYAFAEHGNDLGSSKNVKGNPTEVYRRMGHGSSYGVGLKLGLVRAEYAIDHNSGTGALFFRFGERF; from the exons ATGTCTTCCTTCACTCCTCCCAATAGCCTCAGTGGCGGCCCTCTTTCTACTCCCGTCGCCACCCGCCGCCGTCTCAACAACCTTCCGCCTCCCTCCACTGTCAATTGCACCCTACCTTCCTCCCATGACCCGAACGCAAACGCAAAACCCTCTCGCCGCAACACCAACCTCATCAAAACCCTATCCAAAACCATTGCCATCTCCTCTGCCGCATCACTTCTCCTCCACCCCTTCCTTCCTGCCGATTCGGGCATAGGTGGAGGCATTAACGGTGGAACTAATGGCGGCAACGGCGGTGGTGGAGGTGGATGGTTCGGCGGCAATGGAGGAGCGGGAGGAGGAGACGGAAATGGAGGCTTCTGGTCCCGAATCTTTGCTCCTTCGAACGCCATTGCCGATGAATCTCCGTCGCAGGATTGGGACAAACACGGCCTTCCGGCAAACATCGTGGTTCAGCTGAACAAGCTCAGTGGCTTCAAGAGATACAAGGTTTCGGATATTCAGTTCTTCGATCGGAACCGAAGAACAAGGGTCGGAACTGAAGATTCATTCTTCGAAATGGTTTCTCTTCGCCCCGGTGGCACATACACAAAATCGCAGCTTCAGAAAGAGCTTGAAACCCTTGCAACCTGTGGCATGTTCGAGAAGGTTGATCTCGAAGGGAAGACAAACCCTGATGGAACAATTGGGGTCACAGTTTCTTTCACTGAGAGCACTTGGCAGCAAGCAGAGAAGTTCAGGTGCATCAATGTTGGGTTAATGCCTCAAACTAAGCCTATTGAGATGGATCCTGATATGACTGATAAGGAGAGGTTGGAGTACTATAGGAGCCAAGAGAGGGACTACAAGGAGAGGATCAAAGGGGCAAGGCCATGTCTTTTGCCAATCTCGGTTCATAGGGAGATTCAGGATATGCTGAGGGACCAAGGGACTGTGAGTGCTAGGTTGCTGCAGAGGATAAGGGACAGGGTCCAGAAGTGGTACCATGATGAAGGATATGCTTGTGCCCAAGTAGTTAATTTCGGGAACCTTAACACCCAAGAAGTTGTTTGTGAAGTTGTGGAAGGCGATATCACGCAGTTGGATATACAGTTCCAGGACAAGCTTGGCAATGTTGTTGAAGGTAACACTCAGGTGCCAGTGGTACAAAGAGAGCTCCCTAGACAG CTACGCCCAGGTCACACCTTTAACATTGAAGCAGGGAAGCAGGCTTTAAGAAACATAAATTCCCTTGCATTGTTTTCAAATATTGAGGTGAACCCACGGCCCGATGAGAAGAATGATGGAGGCATAATTgttgaaattaagctaaaagaGTTAGAGCAGAAGACAGCTGAAGTCAGTACCGAGTGGGGTATTGTCCCAGGAAGAGGAGGGCGCCCTACCTTG GCTTCACTTCAGCCGGGTGGAACTGTTACCTTTGAACATCGGAATTTGCAAGGATTGAATAGATCGTTAACTGGTTCTATAACAACCAGCAACTTCTTCAATCCTCAG GATGATCTTGCATTCAAGCTAGAGTACGCGCATCCATATCTGGATGGTGTATATTATGCACGCAACAGGACTCTCCGTGTAAGCTGTTTCAATAGTCGAAAGCTGAGTCCAGTATTCACTGGGGGACCAGGGGTGGATGAAGTGCCCCCAATATGGGTTGATCGAGCTGGTGTTAAAGCTAATATTACAGAG AATTTCACACGGCAGAGTAAATTCACTTATGGGCTTGTAATGGAAGAGATAACAACACGTGATGAAAGTAGTCATATATGTTCAAATGGTCAAAGAATATTACCTAGTGGAGGAATTAGTGCAGATGGACCTCCAACCACTCTCAGTGGGACTGGCATTGATCGCATGGCATTTTTACAGGCAAATATCACGCGCGACAACACACGTTTTGTGAATGGTGCTGTTGTTGGAGAAAGAAATGTGTTCCAG GTGGATCAAGGTCTTGGCATCGGTAGCCAGTTCCCCTTTTTTAATCGTCACCAGCTTACTCTAACACGATTTCTCCCGTTGATGTCTGTGGAGGAAGGTGCCGGCAAGCCACCACCACCAGTGCTTGTTCTCCACAGCCACTACGGTGGGTGTGTAGGTGACCTTCCAAGTTACGATGCTTTCACTCTTGGTGGTCCCTATTCTGTGAGGGGTTACAACATGGGTGAGATTGGAGCAGCCAGAAATATCCTTGAG CTTGCAGCTGAGCTAAGGATACCCATTAAAGGTACACATGTGTATGCTTTTGCTGAACATGGCAATGATCTTGGTAGTTCAAAGAATGTCAAAGGGAATCCTACAGAAGTATACAGGCGAATGGGTCATGGGTCGTCTTATGGTGTTGGTCTCAAGCTTGGTTTGGTCAGAGCAGAATATGCCATTGATCATAACTCAGGAACTGGTGCTTTATTTTTCCGTTTTGGAGAGAGGTTTTGA